Within the Osmerus mordax isolate fOsmMor3 chromosome 21, fOsmMor3.pri, whole genome shotgun sequence genome, the region CATACTGAAAACTATAAAAGACAAGATTCACTTATTCAATCAAATGTATGTAATTTGGAGACACACATTATCAAAGGAGACACAAGTATAAAGAGACAAGAAAGTAACATTTGTCCATGGGAAACTGTAGAACCATtaaagacagaggggagagatggggttcTGACTTATGTTTCCAGCGGACcagaaaagacaaaaagagaaaacagAACTTGTGTAGAGGTTTGCCCATGGGAGACTATGGAACCAGAGAAGAGGCAGATTGATGTTTCTAAAGACACCCAAAACATAAACAGACAAGACAGCACCCGAGTAGATGTTTGTCCCTGGGAAACCGAAAATccagaaataaaaaaaagacaagacaGCATCCGAGTAGATGTTTGTCCTTGGGAAACTGAAAATCCGGAAACAACAAAAAGACAAGACAGTGGTCGCGAATGTATATGTCCTTGGGAAACTGCTGAGCCAATAAGAGAATACAACACTCATGTAGACAGTTGTCTTGAGATAACTACAAAAACCAAGACTATAAAAAGACAAGAAAGCACTTATACAGAACCGGGGACAAAGAATACAGACGTATCCAGACAACCTGAACACATAAAACAAGACAGCAGTAAAGTAGATGTTTGTTCATCCAAAATTGAAGAACCATCAGAATTCACAGAGGATGTCATACAAATCCAGGCAACTTCTTCTAGTGATGAGATAGACAATGGACAGCTTGCTGAAAGAATGCAAGAAGTGGTGGAGGTTAAAGCTAATATACCTTTGGCTCGGCGTGATGCTCTTTGTCCTTGGGAGATGGAAGAGACTAAACCCGGCTCAATTTCAGAGCATGATTGTGGCTCAGATGTTTTTACATGGGAACCTGAGGACATTCAAGAAGATGAAGAGGACGATGCAGAGTGTGCTGCAGAGGCCTTTGTCTTCCCAGATGACTTGTAGACCAGTTAGTACTTGGTGACATCAAGTATGGTTTCTGAAGGGatgcaaattaattaaataaatcAACATGGAAAGTGATTCCCTCATACCAGAAGATTACAATTAAATTAATGAAATGTGTTGGACCAACTACACTACTTACAGTGCTCCCTCTGCAATGTGTAGGGCCAACCCCCGACACTCCCTCAGCCAACAAAGCAGGGTAGAAACCAAGTTCTCAATGAAAAAAGTATTGAATGCAGTTAATTTCCTACTTAATCCTTCTTAAAATTGTCTTTTATGCGTGTTTGAGTGATTCGATTATCATCGGAAACATTCAGTTAACCCCTCCTTGTGGGGTCCATTAGCTATTTCAAATAGTAcaaagtgagtgagtgttgcGAAACAATATTAAAATGTTTTGACACACAGGGAAAAAAACAACCAAACTGCCAGTCCCAATTGGTTAACTTGAAAGCTCAtacagttttaaatgttttacaaaTGATGTAATGGTGGCCTATGTCCAACTTTGTATCTAAACTATGACATTTCAAGTTAAGTCTTGCTGTTGCATCAAAATGAATACTTGATCAATTAGAAACCAAGAGTTTgtgacaacaatttaaatattacaaataaatgtaactttacaaaacacaataaatataaaataatgttTATAATATAACTGAAAACTAACCATAATCCTTGAGTGCAAGATAAAAATGCCTATATATAatacaatacaaatacaaatattggAGGAACTGAAGTCCTATTGACAATTGTTGTACATGTTGGGGGGGACTACGTTGGTACCATGCAGTAAACAGCAGCTACATGTTTTGTAAAATTGGTGGAGAATTTAACAAAATTAATATTAAAAACATTGGTACATTAGTAACAATACTAGTCTAAATGAATTACGTACTGAATAAGTACTGATTAAGCTCATTCTGTGATTCTTATCTTAAAGCATGGCCCCATTATTTGCTGTAGACCACATTTTGTGACATTTTTGCATGTTCTAGTGTTGTTGAATTGATGTGCTAAATAAATCCAATacctatatcttttttttttttttttatgtaaacaGAGATACATGTTGGGatgttattatattttttttttatgtcagtTATTTTTTATATGATTTGGGATTGAAATATGATTTAAATACAGATTcactcaaaaaaataaaaagcagtTGGGatcctttatttttgtattctttGAATCAATCATGTACTCATTGTATTATTGCAATAAACAATACATGCACAACATGTGCATGCAAAATTTTTGTTTAAATGTGTATAATCTCGGAAAACTATACTGCCATGTATATTAGAAGCCTAGAGGAAGCAACTGTTCCCTTGTGGCCTACTTGTGCCACTGAATGGCCTTGGGCTTGGGAACTTCAAAGTTGAGGGCCTCAAATTCTTCACCTGGCTTAAGCTCAGGGCCAGGAATCATTACAGTCTGAAACGAAAAAACAATGAAGGACAAATGAATAATCTCACCAGAGCTCCACATTAGACTTAAACCACATTCAAATCAGCAGGGTTAAGGTCAATTCAGTCAAATCATTGTTAACATAATTGTGTAGGAGAAACAGGACCTTGTAATGAATTACATGTCTTATTTTAGCAGGAAAGTACAAATTCGCAGGTATCACAAGAAATAATGCATTATCCAAAGTGTCATACATAGTCCTGTACAGTGCATCGCTTTCTATGAAAAACTCATTAAAGACAAGCGGACAAGCGCCAATACGGCTATGTGAGCAAGGTTTTTTATTATTCATATTTAACAATAGAAAATCTTTCCATTTAAAGTGGATACTTCATTTGTGACAATCTGGTGAAAAGGTGCTTTTGTCGGCCAAGGTAATTTCTCAGTTCTTTACAGATTAGTGCAGAAAAGCGCTGATTGTAAGATTTCAAATGATGTCATATGTTGAAAATTGTTACGTTtattaagattcttatatgtttgttatgtttactgtatgcaacttcccaccaaagtaaattccttgtttatgTACACTTCTCAATTAAACTTTATTCTGATTGaaattttaaattgttttagaaGATACGCCTATCAAGCAGAGCACCAGTCATTTGACCGCAGTgaagagaaataaataaataatatcttTGCACTCGATCAAATCAGCGGGATAAAAAGTGATCCCAATAATATAATTCCGCTATGTCGTTATTGTTTTGGTGTGGATCATGCTATTCTTTTAACATTAGGTGAGACGGTTTTACTAACTACAAGCCTGTTAAGGGTCAAATGACACCTgagtcttcagacagggacATTGTTACTGACACTAGTGGTTGCTAGATGGTGCTTCTTGCACAGCGCAAAGGCACAGTTGGAAAAATGTACGTGCCTTCGTCAATctgtcatttatttctgtgttgTTAGTCTGTGATTAttttgttgtctagcccttcaatcattcagcaaaatgAAATGTATTGGCTAAAGGATGTGAAAACGTATTAGATAgtacccaattgctgtgaaagtaccaagtcaatgaagtgaatcgccaagtacaagttcaagacaaaatctaCGGATTTAttataaactcctcaaaaaaagtttggaaacgttatttcggtcgattattcctccccttaaataataccaattggtattatattgtatattgttggaaagcctgattagtcacctttacaacgaggtacaacttgtaaggatcatgcattcgtggaatgagcaacacagctagccATGTGGGTAGCGGGCAAATTTAttttgccaaaatcccctgcaatattcttctgttggtattcactctcgttttgatcttcaagtgggatcagcttgggcgtgctgtacgtggcagagtgaccaacgcaaacatgttggctgacttgcgacaaatcctggttgaggaatgggatgccataccacagcagtgtgtgaccaggctggtgaccagcatgaggaggtgccaagctgttgtggctgcgtatgAATCTTCCACAtgctactgaggtccctgacagtgtaaaatgaataaagtgtaaaaatggccaatacagtatgtgttgttttttccttattactgtgggagagtgcaattATCCAATCCACCAAACAACTccaaacgagagtgaatactaacagaagaatattgcaggggattttggcacatTTTCTTGGACTGCTACTGGACCGCTACTTGGACCgctagctgtgttgctcattccacaaaTTCCACATTGCaagatccttacaagttgtacctcgttgtaaaggtgactaatcaggctttccaacaatacacaatacaataccaatttgtactattgaaggggaggaataatcgaccgaaataacgtttcagaactttttttgaggagtttagatCTATAAGGTCCAGGTGTCTGATACAAGTGTCAAGTTGAGCAtctcagaagactggacaaAGAATACAGGAATTAAGGGCAGTTAAacagtatcacaatatgggagatTTTACTCTCACAAGAAATGTTAAGGGGTGACATCAACATAGCCTTTGCAAGCACAGACAGAAGATGCCACATTCATGGTGCTAGATAGCGTTTGTTTAggctttagatagggctcctcgAAATGGTTCCCACC harbors:
- the LOC136965596 gene encoding G-protein coupled receptor 179-like, which encodes MESGNVHTENYKRQDSLIQSNVCNLETHIIKGDTSIKRQESNICPWETVEPLKTEGRDGVLTYVSSGPEKTKRENRTCVEVCPWETMEPEKRQIDVSKDTQNINRQDSTRVDVCPWETENPEIKKRQDSIRVDVCPWETENPETTKRQDSGRECICPWETAEPIREYNTHVDSCLEITTKTKTIKRQESTYTEPGTKNTDVSRQPEHIKQDSSKVDVCSSKIEEPSEFTEDVIQIQATSSSDEIDNGQLAERMQEVVEVKANIPLARRDALCPWEMEETKPGSISEHDCGSDVFTWEPEDIQEDEEDDAECAAEAFVFPDDL